TGGGGAATGGGGAATGGGGAATGGGATACGGCAGGGCCGCGGCTTGGCGGGGAGGCCGCGCACGGTTGCCGGCGATCTCCCCCTCCCCCAAGGTAGTTTTTGGGGGAGGGGGATGCGTCGCGGAGCGACGCTGGGGGTGGGGCCCCCTACACCAGCCCCAGCACCTCGTCCTGCCGTTCCAGCAGGTAATCCGGGCCCGCCTTCTCCAGAGTCGTGCGCGAAAACGGGCCCCAGAGGACGCCGGCGGTGCGGGTGCCGGCGGCGCGGCCGGCGGCGACGTCGTGCGGGGAGTCGCCCACGAAGAGCGCCTCCGCGGCGGGGACGCCCAGCCGCTCCAGCGCGAGGAGGACCGGCTCCGGGTCCGGCTTGGCGTTGCGCACGTCCTCGGGGGTGATGATGACCTCGAAGTGGCGCGTCAGGCCGCAGATGTCCAGGCCGAGCAACGTCGCGCGCCGCATGCGGCTGGTTACGATCGCCATCGGGACGCCACGGCGCTGCAGCTCGGACAGCACCTCCTCCGTGCCCGGATAGGGGCGAAGCGCCGTCCGCAGGATCGAGTTCTGGTGGTCGCGGTAGGTGTCCATCATCGCGCGCATCTC
The Longimicrobium sp. DNA segment above includes these coding regions:
- a CDS encoding HAD-IA family hydrolase, which gives rise to MTPIRAVLYDFDGTLADSTELIMQCYRHTMATHLGECPPDEEWLSGFGTPLADQIARFARTPDEMRAMMDTYRDHQNSILRTALRPYPGTEEVLSELQRRGVPMAIVTSRMRRATLLGLDICGLTRHFEVIITPEDVRNAKPDPEPVLLALERLGVPAAEALFVGDSPHDVAAGRAAGTRTAGVLWGPFSRTTLEKAGPDYLLERQDEVLGLV